From Rhodanobacteraceae bacterium, the proteins below share one genomic window:
- a CDS encoding Rod shape-determining protein RodA yields MNDFAASLAARAFRLGRRVFSRPRIDLPLAIGLLILALMGLTVLYSASNLDAGTVGGQATRFVIGAVLMIAISRIPPNLLRAWTPWFYAIGVLLLVVVKVLGEGQGANRWLDVGVIRFQPSELMKLAMPMMIAWYLHPRPLPPRWRDLFVALVLIAIPAFLIFKQPDLGTALLVAASGLFVLFLAGLQWWKIGAATVAAVAAGPIALHFMHGYQRQRIVTFLHPESDPLGSGWHILQSMIAVGSGGIFGKGFNQGTQSKLEFLPEHTTDFIFAVLGEEFGLVGVLALLAVYAFIVGRCLWIAANARDTWSRLVAGSFALAFMVYVIVNGGMIAGLLPVVGVPLPLVSYGGTSAITLLAGFGVVMSIHAHRKWTP; encoded by the coding sequence ATGAACGATTTCGCCGCCAGCCTCGCCGCGCGCGCGTTCCGGCTCGGACGCCGCGTGTTCTCGCGCCCGCGCATCGACCTGCCGCTGGCGATCGGCTTGCTGATCCTCGCGCTGATGGGCCTGACCGTGCTCTACAGCGCCAGCAACCTCGACGCCGGCACCGTGGGCGGACAGGCCACGCGTTTCGTGATCGGCGCCGTGCTGATGATCGCGATCTCGCGCATCCCGCCCAACCTGCTGCGCGCGTGGACGCCGTGGTTCTACGCGATCGGCGTGCTGCTGCTGGTCGTGGTCAAGGTGCTGGGCGAAGGCCAGGGTGCGAATCGCTGGCTCGACGTCGGCGTGATCCGTTTCCAGCCGTCCGAACTGATGAAGCTGGCGATGCCGATGATGATCGCGTGGTACCTGCATCCGCGCCCGCTGCCGCCGCGCTGGCGCGACCTGTTCGTCGCTCTGGTCCTGATCGCGATCCCCGCGTTCCTGATCTTCAAGCAACCCGATCTCGGCACCGCGTTGCTGGTCGCGGCATCCGGATTGTTCGTGCTGTTCCTCGCCGGACTGCAATGGTGGAAGATCGGCGCCGCGACCGTGGCCGCCGTCGCCGCCGGACCCATCGCCCTGCATTTCATGCACGGCTACCAACGCCAGCGCATCGTGACCTTCCTGCATCCCGAAAGCGATCCGCTCGGCAGCGGCTGGCACATCCTGCAATCGATGATCGCGGTGGGCTCCGGCGGCATCTTCGGCAAGGGCTTCAACCAGGGCACGCAATCGAAGCTTGAATTCCTGCCCGAACACACCACCGATTTCATCTTCGCGGTACTCGGCGAGGAATTCGGCTTGGTCGGCGTGCTCGCGTTGCTGGCCGTTTACGCATTCATCGTCGGCCGCTGCCTGTGGATCGCCGCCAACGCGCGCGACACCTGGTCGCGCCTGGTCGCGGGTTCGTTCGCGCTGGCCTTCATGGTGTACGTGATCGTCAACGGCGGCATGATCGCCGGCCTGCTGCCCGTGGTCGGCGTGCCGCTGCCACTGGTGAGCTATGGCGGCACTTCGGCGATCACGCTGCTCGCGGGATTCGGGGTGGTGATGTCGATCCACGCGCATCGGAAATGGACGCCCTAG
- a CDS encoding Peptidoglycan D,D-transpeptidase MrdA yields the protein MNGRGELKDERERRARFGRRALAGFAIMLALVMVVAGRFVYLQVYEHAEYSTRAKANRVRLTHLAPPRGLIYDREGKLLADNVPAFRLDVIPDQVKHMDAMLQRLAEVVPLTDDDIRRFKQSLRQHRSFEAVPLKFHLTESERDRFAIDQWQFPGVSIAPYLTRNYPYGPAFAHVVGYVGRIDDKELQHLDPDKYAGSTHIGKTGIEKEYEDLLHGTPGYEVVEVNANQRPLRVLQRVAAKPGKNLYLTIDERLQQATIDAFAGQTGAAVAIDPRNGNVLAMVTVPSFDPNLFVNGISQADYAALLDDEEKPLLNRAMRGGYPPGSTVKPFLGLGGLELGLRTPADTVLSTGTWYLPGSSRGYRDDTRYGAGNVNLVQAITQSVNTYFYSLAYKMGIGRFDEWMAKFGFGSPTGIDLPDETGGVLPSPEWKRKTFKQPWFPGETVIAGIGQGYWMVTPLQMAHALAALANGGSSHTPHLLAATGDGLDSPEVAYRQPPPVQITHAPADLEAVKQGMLGVIYNPAGTAYAAGIGKGFPYLIAGKTGTAERYSRTTEAYNTNKNLAYLASRHRAWFICYAPADHPQIAIAVVLEHGAWGGSAAAPIARKMLDQWLADTPPSERPPVPVTATAATPAASAPTTP from the coding sequence ATGAACGGGCGCGGCGAGCTGAAGGACGAACGCGAGCGGCGCGCGCGTTTCGGCCGGCGCGCGCTGGCCGGCTTCGCGATCATGCTGGCGCTGGTGATGGTGGTGGCCGGGCGCTTCGTCTACCTGCAGGTGTACGAGCACGCCGAATATTCGACGCGCGCCAAGGCCAACCGCGTGCGCCTGACGCATCTGGCGCCGCCGCGCGGGCTGATCTACGACCGCGAGGGCAAGCTGCTGGCCGACAACGTGCCCGCGTTCCGGCTGGACGTGATTCCGGACCAGGTGAAGCACATGGACGCGATGCTGCAGCGGCTTGCGGAAGTCGTGCCGCTGACCGACGACGACATCCGCCGCTTCAAGCAGAGCCTCAGGCAGCACCGTTCGTTCGAAGCGGTGCCGCTGAAGTTCCACCTCACCGAAAGCGAGCGCGACCGCTTCGCGATCGACCAGTGGCAGTTTCCCGGCGTCAGCATCGCGCCGTATCTCACGCGCAACTATCCGTACGGCCCGGCCTTCGCGCACGTCGTCGGCTACGTCGGCCGCATCGACGACAAGGAACTGCAGCACCTCGATCCCGACAAGTACGCGGGCAGCACGCACATCGGCAAGACCGGCATCGAAAAGGAATATGAGGATCTGCTGCACGGCACGCCCGGTTACGAAGTGGTCGAGGTCAACGCCAACCAGCGGCCGTTGCGCGTGCTGCAACGGGTTGCCGCCAAGCCGGGCAAGAATCTGTATCTCACCATCGACGAACGTTTGCAGCAGGCGACGATCGACGCCTTCGCGGGCCAGACCGGCGCCGCGGTGGCGATCGACCCGCGCAACGGCAACGTGCTGGCGATGGTGACGGTGCCGAGTTTCGATCCCAACCTGTTCGTCAATGGCATCAGCCAGGCCGACTACGCGGCGCTGCTGGACGACGAGGAAAAGCCGCTGCTCAACCGCGCGATGCGCGGCGGCTATCCGCCGGGTTCGACGGTCAAACCGTTCCTCGGATTGGGCGGACTGGAACTGGGCCTGCGCACGCCCGCGGATACGGTGCTGTCCACCGGCACGTGGTACCTGCCCGGCTCCTCGCGCGGCTACCGCGACGACACGCGCTACGGCGCGGGCAATGTCAACCTCGTGCAAGCGATCACGCAATCGGTCAACACGTACTTCTATTCGCTCGCCTACAAGATGGGCATCGGCAGGTTCGACGAATGGATGGCCAAGTTCGGGTTCGGCAGCCCGACCGGCATCGACCTGCCCGATGAAACCGGCGGCGTGCTGCCCTCGCCCGAATGGAAGCGCAAGACCTTCAAGCAGCCGTGGTTTCCCGGTGAAACCGTGATCGCCGGCATCGGCCAGGGCTACTGGATGGTGACGCCGCTGCAGATGGCACATGCGCTGGCGGCGTTGGCGAATGGCGGATCGTCGCACACACCGCACCTGCTGGCCGCGACCGGCGATGGCCTGGATTCCCCGGAGGTCGCCTACAGGCAACCGCCGCCGGTCCAGATCACCCACGCGCCCGCCGACCTCGAAGCCGTCAAGCAGGGCATGCTCGGCGTGATCTACAACCCCGCCGGCACGGCCTACGCGGCGGGCATCGGCAAAGGCTTCCCGTACCTCATCGCGGGCAAGACCGGCACCGCCGAGCGCTATTCGCGCACCACCGAGGCGTACAACACCAACAAGAACCTCGCCTACCTCGCGTCGCGCCACCGCGCATGGTTCATCTGCTACGCGCCCGCGGACCATCCGCAGATCGCGATCGCGGTGGTGCTGGAACACGGTGCGTGGGGCGGCAGCGCGGCGGCGCCGATCGCGCGCAAGATGCTGGACCAGTGGCTGGCCGACACGCCGCCTTCCGAGCGGCCACCCGTGCCGGTCACCGCGACCGCGGCCACGCCGGCGGCTTCCGCGCCGACGACGCCATGA
- a CDS encoding Rod shape-determining protein MreD — protein MNRLHAQGWAFWIGIAATLLLMLMPLPGLIQPLKPYWPALVLIYWSLESTDRVSIGLGFCVGLAADLLNGALLGDQALRLAVLVFIALRFRSRLRFFPMWQQSLAVFLLLLNNHVLQALIRAFAGDPAMPALSWLAPAVGAAIWPFVFLLLDDVNTRLRGKAAKSA, from the coding sequence ATGAACCGCCTGCACGCACAAGGCTGGGCGTTCTGGATCGGCATCGCGGCCACGCTGCTGCTGATGCTGATGCCGCTGCCGGGGCTGATCCAGCCGCTCAAGCCGTACTGGCCGGCGCTGGTGCTGATCTACTGGTCGCTCGAATCGACCGACCGGGTGAGCATCGGGCTCGGCTTCTGCGTCGGCCTCGCCGCCGATCTCCTCAATGGCGCGCTGCTGGGCGACCAGGCGCTGCGGCTGGCGGTGCTGGTGTTCATCGCCTTGCGTTTCCGTTCGCGCCTGCGCTTCTTCCCGATGTGGCAGCAATCGCTGGCGGTGTTCCTGCTGTTGCTCAACAACCACGTGTTGCAGGCGTTGATCCGCGCCTTCGCGGGCGACCCGGCGATGCCGGCGCTGTCGTGGCTGGCGCCCGCGGTGGGCGCGGCGATCTGGCCGTTCGTGTTCCTGCTGCTGGACGACGTCAACACGCGCCTGCGCGGCAAGGCGGCGAAGTCGGCATGA
- a CDS encoding Rod shape-determining protein MreC, translating into MALPQKESSPIFSDATAGTLRLIAYLALAAILMVLDHRNGWLHRVRYLSAAAIVPIYRIAATPADWVHEASTAFAQRSALIDENRQLREALLLAEARLNRMGAVAHQNERLKELLDTQHLLGMQAQLARLIDVQLGPTRDHVMLNVGADEGVHVGQVVIDSHGVMGQIVETLPHASVAMLVIDPDHAVPVMLSRNGLRGIAHGTGDPDELVVPNLPLSSDLKPGDQWVTSGLGGRFPAGFPVGTITKLRHGPSGMFLEALVKPAAELQRSGEVLLLRDQPDPVGPPAPAPEVGPPASLAPATAKAAADSAPHGVRDARSPVPGPRSRINP; encoded by the coding sequence ATGGCGCTTCCGCAAAAGGAATCCTCTCCGATCTTCTCGGACGCGACCGCGGGTACGCTGCGCCTGATCGCCTATCTCGCGCTGGCCGCGATCCTGATGGTGCTGGACCATCGCAACGGTTGGCTGCACCGGGTGCGTTATCTCTCGGCGGCGGCGATCGTGCCGATCTACAGGATCGCGGCAACGCCGGCCGACTGGGTGCACGAGGCCAGCACCGCGTTCGCGCAGCGCAGCGCGCTGATCGACGAGAACCGGCAGTTGCGCGAAGCCTTGCTGCTGGCCGAGGCGCGCCTCAACCGCATGGGCGCGGTGGCGCACCAGAACGAGCGCCTGAAGGAATTGCTGGATACCCAGCACCTGCTCGGCATGCAGGCGCAACTGGCGCGGCTGATCGACGTGCAGCTTGGACCCACACGCGACCACGTGATGTTGAACGTCGGCGCCGACGAGGGCGTGCACGTCGGCCAGGTGGTGATCGATTCGCACGGCGTGATGGGGCAGATCGTCGAGACTTTGCCGCACGCCTCGGTGGCGATGCTGGTAATCGATCCCGACCACGCGGTGCCGGTGATGCTGTCGCGCAACGGCTTGCGCGGCATCGCGCACGGCACCGGCGATCCGGATGAACTGGTGGTGCCGAACCTGCCGCTTTCCTCGGATCTGAAACCCGGCGACCAGTGGGTCACTTCGGGACTGGGCGGACGCTTCCCTGCCGGTTTTCCGGTCGGCACCATCACCAAGCTCCGGCACGGCCCTTCCGGCATGTTCCTCGAAGCGCTGGTGAAGCCCGCCGCGGAACTGCAACGCAGCGGCGAAGTATTGCTGCTGCGCGACCAGCCCGATCCCGTCGGACCACCCGCACCCGCGCCGGAAGTCGGCCCGCCGGCTTCGTTGGCGCCCGCCACCGCCAAAGCCGCGGCGGATTCTGCGCCACACGGCGTGCGTGACGCCCGGTCCCCGGTCCCCGGTCCCCGGTCCCGGATCAACCCATGA
- a CDS encoding Rod shape-determining protein MreB codes for MFKLFRGIFSNDISIDLGTANTLIYVRDQGIVLNEPSVVAIRQDRGPGGPRAVAAVGNEAKMMLGRTPGNIVTVRPMKDGVIADFTMTEAMLQHFIKQVHKNRFLRPSPRVLVCVPCGSTQVERRAIKESAEGAGARDVFLIEEPMAAAIGAGIPVHEARGSMVLDIGGGTSEVAVMSLNGIVYSQSVRIGGDRFDEAIINYVRRSNGTLIGEPTAERIKIEIGCAYPQKEVREMEVSGRNLAEGVPRMFTINCNEVLEALHEPLHGIVAAVKAALEQTPPELCSDVHERGIVLTGGGALLRDLDKLISEETGLYVQVAEDPLTCVARGGGRALELIDMHGSDFFASE; via the coding sequence ATGTTCAAACTGTTCCGCGGCATCTTTTCCAACGACATCTCCATCGACCTTGGTACCGCGAACACGCTGATCTACGTGCGCGACCAGGGCATCGTGCTCAACGAACCTTCGGTGGTCGCGATCCGCCAGGACCGCGGCCCCGGCGGCCCACGCGCGGTGGCTGCGGTCGGCAACGAAGCCAAGATGATGCTGGGCCGCACGCCCGGCAACATCGTCACGGTGCGGCCGATGAAGGACGGCGTGATCGCCGACTTCACCATGACCGAGGCGATGCTGCAGCACTTCATCAAGCAGGTGCACAAGAACCGTTTCCTGCGTCCCAGCCCGCGCGTGCTGGTGTGCGTGCCGTGCGGTTCGACCCAGGTCGAGCGCCGCGCGATCAAGGAATCGGCCGAAGGCGCCGGCGCGCGCGACGTGTTCCTGATCGAGGAACCGATGGCCGCCGCGATCGGTGCCGGCATTCCGGTGCACGAGGCACGCGGTTCGATGGTGCTGGACATCGGTGGCGGCACCTCGGAAGTCGCGGTGATGTCGCTCAACGGCATCGTCTATTCGCAGTCGGTGCGCATCGGCGGCGACCGCTTCGACGAAGCGATCATCAACTACGTGCGCCGCAGCAACGGCACGCTGATCGGCGAACCCACCGCCGAACGCATCAAGATCGAGATCGGCTGCGCGTATCCGCAGAAAGAGGTGCGCGAGATGGAAGTCTCCGGCCGCAACCTCGCCGAAGGCGTGCCGCGCATGTTCACCATCAACTGCAACGAAGTGCTGGAAGCGCTGCACGAACCGCTGCACGGCATCGTCGCCGCGGTGAAGGCGGCGCTGGAACAGACCCCGCCGGAACTGTGCTCGGACGTGCACGAACGCGGCATCGTGCTGACCGGCGGCGGCGCGCTGCTGCGCGATCTCGACAAGCTGATCAGCGAGGAAACCGGCCTGTACGTGCAGGTCGCCGAAGATCCGCTGACCTGCGTCGCGCGCGGCGGCGGACGTGCGCTGGAGTTGATCGACATGCATGGAAGCGATTTCTTCGCGAGCGAGTGA
- a CDS encoding Sugar kinase, which yields MPAALICGSMAYDTIMVFEDRFKNHILPDKVHMLNVSFLVPRMRREFGGCAGNIAYNLKLLGGEPIPMATAGQDFAPYRAWFDELGIRLDQVREVPGTFTAQAFITTDQDNNQITAFHPGAMMQSQLNRVSDVADAAIGIVAPDGRDGMLQHAAEFKAKGIPFIFDPGQAMPLFSGEEFRAFIEQAEYVAVNSYEASLLSERTGWSEADIARRVKAYIVTHGADGSVIHAGGTTHEIPSAKPEAIVDPTGCGDAYRAGLLHGLLRGFDWPTTGRIASLMGALKIARPGTQNHRFGADEFAAEFRRQFSCDLP from the coding sequence ATGCCCGCTGCCCTGATCTGCGGCTCCATGGCCTACGACACCATCATGGTGTTCGAGGACCGCTTCAAGAACCACATCCTGCCGGACAAGGTGCACATGTTGAACGTGTCGTTCCTGGTGCCGCGGATGCGCCGCGAGTTCGGCGGCTGCGCTGGCAACATCGCCTACAACTTGAAGCTGCTCGGCGGCGAGCCGATCCCGATGGCAACGGCGGGGCAGGATTTCGCGCCGTACCGCGCGTGGTTCGACGAACTCGGTATCCGCCTCGACCAGGTGCGCGAAGTACCGGGCACGTTCACCGCGCAGGCCTTCATCACCACCGACCAGGACAACAACCAGATCACCGCCTTCCATCCCGGCGCGATGATGCAGAGCCAGTTGAACCGCGTCAGCGACGTCGCCGATGCCGCGATCGGCATCGTGGCGCCGGACGGCCGCGACGGCATGCTGCAGCACGCGGCCGAATTCAAGGCGAAAGGCATTCCCTTCATCTTCGATCCGGGCCAGGCGATGCCGCTGTTCTCGGGCGAGGAGTTCCGCGCCTTCATCGAGCAGGCCGAATACGTGGCGGTGAACAGTTACGAAGCCAGCCTGCTGTCGGAGCGCACCGGCTGGTCCGAGGCCGACATCGCCAGGCGGGTCAAGGCGTATATCGTCACCCACGGCGCCGACGGTTCGGTGATCCACGCGGGTGGAACGACGCACGAGATTCCGTCGGCGAAGCCCGAAGCGATCGTCGATCCGACAGGCTGCGGCGATGCGTATCGCGCCGGACTGCTGCACGGCTTGCTGCGGGGCTTCGATTGGCCCACCACCGGCCGGATCGCATCGCTGATGGGCGCGCTGAAAATCGCGCGGCCCGGCACCCAGAACCACCGCTTCGGCGCGGACGAATTCGCCGCCGAGTTCAGGCGGCAATTTTCGTGCGATCTTCCCTGA
- a CDS encoding hemolysin III family protein, with protein sequence MTRAGWLSSAGYTFGEEVANGVVQSVGILLSIAGLTTLVAFAAVDGHALDVTASAVFGATLILMYTVSTIYHAVPVHVAPRVLSRLDHIAIHLLIAGTYTPFALITLGGARGWWLFGAIWALAVFGSALQFTRLRERNALKIGLYLLMGWLGLLTFAPLSARLGFGGTALLLAGGAAYTLGVPFHLWKKLRYHNVLWHAFVLLGSVLHFFAVLFYVLPA encoded by the coding sequence ATGACGCGCGCGGGCTGGCTGTCGTCGGCCGGTTACACCTTCGGCGAAGAAGTCGCCAATGGCGTGGTGCAAAGCGTCGGCATCCTGCTGAGCATCGCCGGGCTGACTACGCTGGTCGCCTTCGCGGCCGTGGACGGACACGCGCTCGACGTCACCGCGAGCGCCGTGTTCGGCGCGACGCTGATCCTTATGTACACGGTGTCCACGATCTATCACGCGGTGCCGGTGCATGTCGCTCCGCGCGTGTTGTCGCGGCTGGACCACATCGCGATCCACCTGCTGATCGCAGGCACCTACACCCCGTTCGCGCTGATCACGCTCGGTGGCGCACGCGGATGGTGGCTGTTCGGCGCGATCTGGGCGCTCGCAGTCTTTGGCAGCGCTTTGCAGTTCACCCGGCTGCGCGAACGGAACGCGTTGAAGATCGGTTTGTATCTTCTGATGGGCTGGTTGGGACTGCTGACTTTCGCGCCCCTGTCCGCGCGCCTGGGCTTCGGTGGCACCGCCTTGTTGCTGGCGGGCGGTGCTGCGTACACGCTCGGCGTGCCGTTCCATCTCTGGAAGAAGCTGCGTTACCACAACGTGCTGTGGCATGCGTTCGTGCTGCTCGGCAGCGTGTTGCACTTCTTCGCGGTGCTGTTCTACGTCCTCCCCGCTTGA
- a CDS encoding Polysaccharide deacetylase, with protein MAIPILMYHNVAEVPEALHPDGRCLYVTPDAFAAQMGLLARLGWRGVSMSEAMPYLRGEKRGRVAAITFDDGYLDNLENAMPVLQRHGFSATCYVVNGCIGKYNLWDAERLGVEKPMMTVAQLRAWRAGGMEIGAHTRNHVHLTRCDDAQLRDEVAGGKADLESLLGFEVPQFCYPFGDADARVAKAARDAGYAASPTVKRGRARRGMDPFMLPRVAIDNADSLAKFVLRVFTPLEDVRARKAA; from the coding sequence ATGGCGATTCCGATCCTGATGTACCACAACGTGGCCGAAGTGCCCGAGGCGCTGCATCCGGATGGCCGCTGCCTGTACGTGACGCCCGATGCGTTCGCGGCGCAAATGGGCCTGCTGGCGCGCCTGGGCTGGCGCGGCGTATCGATGAGTGAAGCAATGCCGTACCTGCGCGGCGAGAAGCGCGGGCGGGTCGCCGCCATCACCTTCGACGACGGCTACCTCGATAATCTCGAAAACGCGATGCCGGTGTTGCAGCGGCATGGGTTCAGTGCGACTTGTTACGTCGTCAACGGCTGCATCGGCAAGTACAACCTGTGGGATGCCGAACGGCTGGGCGTCGAGAAGCCGATGATGACCGTCGCGCAATTGCGCGCGTGGCGCGCGGGCGGGATGGAGATCGGCGCGCACACCCGCAACCACGTGCACCTGACGCGGTGCGACGACGCGCAGCTGCGCGACGAAGTCGCTGGCGGCAAGGCCGACCTCGAAAGCCTGCTCGGCTTCGAGGTTCCGCAGTTCTGTTATCCCTTCGGCGATGCCGATGCGCGCGTGGCGAAGGCCGCGCGCGATGCCGGCTACGCGGCATCGCCCACGGTGAAGCGCGGACGCGCGCGCCGCGGCATGGATCCCTTCATGCTGCCGCGCGTCGCCATCGACAATGCCGATTCGCTGGCGAAGTTCGTGTTGCGCGTTTTCACGCCGCTCGAAGACGTCCGTGCGCGCAAGGCGGCGTAG
- a CDS encoding tRNA-dihydrouridine(20/20a) synthase, whose translation MQSTNANAWRLCVAPMMDWTDMHCRYFHRLLSPNARLYTEMVTAAALIHGDRAHLLAHNPEEHPVALQVGGAEPRELALAARMGEEAGYDEINLNVGCPSDRVQSGRFGACLMREPALVADCVRAMREAVRVPVTVKCRIGVDDQDDDHDLFAFASRMVDAGVEVLIVHARKAWLQGLSPKQNREVPPLNYARVHRLKREFPNLTVVINGGLGGLPAVQAQLPHVDGVMLGRLAYHEPYALACIDAALTGSVPPSREAVLLRMRAYIERQRAGGVRLAAITRHVLGLYHGQTGGKAFRRVLSERTHAADAGWEAVAAALDEVRLLGERRAA comes from the coding sequence ATGCAATCGACCAATGCGAACGCGTGGCGCCTGTGCGTTGCGCCCATGATGGACTGGACCGACATGCACTGCCGGTACTTCCATCGCCTGCTCAGCCCGAACGCGCGCCTGTACACCGAAATGGTGACCGCGGCCGCGCTGATCCACGGCGACCGCGCGCACCTGCTGGCGCACAATCCCGAGGAACATCCCGTCGCGCTGCAGGTGGGCGGCGCCGAACCGCGTGAACTGGCGCTGGCGGCGCGCATGGGCGAAGAGGCAGGCTACGACGAGATCAACCTCAACGTCGGTTGTCCGTCGGATCGCGTGCAATCGGGACGCTTCGGCGCCTGCCTGATGCGTGAGCCGGCGCTCGTCGCGGACTGCGTGCGCGCGATGCGCGAGGCCGTGCGCGTGCCGGTGACGGTGAAGTGCCGGATCGGCGTGGACGACCAGGACGACGATCATGACTTGTTCGCGTTCGCTTCGCGCATGGTCGACGCCGGCGTGGAAGTGCTGATCGTGCACGCGCGCAAGGCCTGGCTGCAGGGCTTGTCGCCGAAGCAGAACCGCGAAGTGCCGCCGCTCAATTACGCGCGGGTGCACCGCCTGAAACGCGAGTTCCCGAACCTGACGGTGGTGATCAACGGCGGCCTCGGCGGACTTCCCGCCGTGCAGGCACAGCTGCCGCACGTCGACGGCGTGATGCTGGGGCGGCTCGCCTATCACGAGCCTTACGCACTCGCGTGCATCGATGCGGCATTGACCGGCAGCGTTCCGCCTTCGCGTGAAGCGGTGTTGTTGCGCATGCGCGCCTACATCGAACGCCAGCGCGCCGGCGGTGTCCGTCTTGCCGCGATCACCCGCCACGTGCTCGGGCTGTATCACGGCCAGACCGGCGGCAAGGCGTTCCGGCGGGTGCTGTCGGAACGCACGCACGCGGCGGATGCGGGCTGGGAAGCGGTGGCAGCCGCGCTCGACGAAGTGCGGCTGCTCGGCGAGCGCCGGGCCGCCTGA
- a CDS encoding Transcriptional regulatory protein PhoP gives MRILLVEDEAPLRETLAARLKRDGFAVDAAADGEEGLYLGREVPFDLAIVDLGLPKLSGMELIEILRKEGHSYPVLILTARSSWQDKVEGLKFGADDYLVKPFHVEELLARINALVRRASGWAKPVLSCGPIRLDTTAQTVTVEGKPTDLTSYEYKVLEYLMLHAGELVSKADLTEHIYQQDFDRDSNVLEVFIGRLRRKLDPESSLKPIETVRGRGYRFAIARDETPAE, from the coding sequence ATGCGTATCCTGCTGGTGGAAGACGAAGCGCCCCTGCGTGAAACGCTGGCGGCGCGCCTGAAGCGCGACGGCTTCGCGGTGGATGCGGCCGCCGATGGCGAGGAAGGGCTTTACCTCGGGCGCGAAGTGCCGTTCGATCTTGCGATCGTGGACCTCGGCCTGCCCAAGCTGTCCGGCATGGAACTGATCGAGATCCTGCGCAAGGAGGGCCACAGCTATCCGGTGTTGATCCTCACCGCGCGTTCCTCGTGGCAGGACAAAGTGGAAGGGCTGAAGTTCGGCGCCGACGATTACCTCGTCAAGCCATTCCACGTCGAGGAATTGCTGGCGCGCATCAATGCGCTGGTGCGGCGCGCGTCGGGCTGGGCCAAGCCGGTGCTGTCGTGCGGCCCGATCCGCCTCGACACCACCGCGCAGACGGTCACGGTGGAGGGCAAGCCGACCGACCTCACCAGCTACGAATACAAGGTGCTGGAATACCTGATGCTGCACGCCGGCGAACTGGTGTCGAAGGCCGACCTCACCGAGCACATCTACCAGCAGGATTTCGACCGCGATTCGAACGTGCTGGAAGTATTCATCGGCCGCCTGCGCCGCAAGCTCGATCCGGAAAGCAGCCTGAAGCCGATCGAGACGGTGCGCGGCCGCGGCTACCGTTTCGCGATCGCGCGCGACGAAACGCCCGCCGAATGA